One genomic window of Streptomyces sp. WP-1 includes the following:
- a CDS encoding NAD(P)/FAD-dependent oxidoreductase: MRKTIAIVGAGLGGLTLARVLQAHGVAATIYESEPSAETRAQGGLLDIHVETGQVALRAAGLYDEFLTLVRPGEDAKRVVDRHGTILFDMPANPDSARPEVDRGELRRLLIDALAPGTIRWGHKLTSLHRRAEGGYDLAFAEGSATRADMVVGADGAWSKVRPLLTPATPRYSGTCFVEIALATDGDQDCRASVAAIGSGTLMAVAPGKGIIAHRYADGRVRGYVALNKPEAWMSSIDFGDPSAGLRRLADEFDGWSPLLTAFVTHSDAEPWLRPVYALPVGLTWDRMPGVTLVGDAAHLMSPFAGEGANLAMYDGADLASELIEQPDIEAALTAYEERLFRRGSEAADRSAKNLEVFFGREAPRSVVTLFDHS; encoded by the coding sequence ATGCGGAAGACCATCGCCATCGTCGGAGCCGGACTGGGCGGGCTGACGCTCGCACGAGTGCTTCAGGCCCACGGCGTCGCCGCGACGATCTACGAGAGCGAGCCGTCGGCGGAGACCCGTGCACAAGGCGGCCTGCTCGACATCCACGTGGAAACCGGACAGGTCGCGCTTCGCGCAGCCGGTCTCTACGACGAGTTCCTCACCCTGGTCCGCCCGGGCGAGGACGCCAAGCGCGTCGTCGACCGCCACGGCACGATCCTGTTCGACATGCCCGCGAACCCCGACTCGGCCCGCCCGGAGGTGGACCGCGGGGAACTCCGGCGCCTGCTCATCGACGCGCTGGCGCCCGGGACGATCAGGTGGGGCCACAAGCTCACCTCGCTCCATCGCCGCGCGGAGGGCGGCTACGACCTGGCCTTCGCGGAGGGTTCCGCCACCCGCGCCGACATGGTCGTCGGCGCGGACGGCGCCTGGTCGAAGGTGCGTCCGCTGCTTACCCCCGCCACGCCTCGCTACAGCGGAACGTGCTTCGTCGAGATCGCCCTCGCCACCGACGGCGACCAGGACTGTCGGGCGAGCGTGGCCGCGATCGGCAGCGGCACACTGATGGCGGTCGCGCCGGGCAAGGGCATCATCGCCCATCGCTACGCCGACGGGCGTGTGCGCGGATACGTGGCGCTGAACAAGCCCGAGGCGTGGATGAGTTCGATCGACTTCGGCGACCCGTCCGCCGGTCTCCGTCGACTCGCCGACGAGTTCGACGGCTGGTCGCCGCTGCTGACCGCCTTCGTGACGCACAGCGACGCGGAACCGTGGCTCCGGCCCGTCTACGCCCTGCCCGTCGGGCTCACCTGGGACAGGATGCCCGGCGTGACGCTCGTCGGCGACGCCGCGCATCTGATGTCGCCCTTCGCCGGGGAGGGGGCGAACCTCGCCATGTACGACGGCGCCGACCTGGCGAGCGAGCTGATCGAGCAACCCGACATCGAGGCCGCGCTCACCGCCTACGAGGAGCGGCTGTTCCGGCGCGGCAGTGAGGCCGCCGACCGCTCGGCGAAGAACCTGGAGGTCTTCTTCGGCCGGGAAGCACCGCGGAGTGTGGTCACGCTGTTCGATCACTCCTGA
- a CDS encoding acyl-CoA desaturase has protein sequence MTAQTPLRRPPPRGGSDFARLSKKINAAGLMDRCPGYYTVRSIAVAVAYAGGWSAFVVIGAGWWTLAVAAFLAVMFGQVALLAHDVAHRQVFRRRRPSETSGRVAGAAIGMGYGWWQDKHTRHHANPNHEDLDPDIAPDLLVWSQDQARAATGLPRILGRRQALLFFPLLLLEGVNLHVSSARALGNRALKNRALDGTLLYGHTAAYLTAVFLVLPPGMAIAFLAVNQALFGLYLGCLFAPNHKGMPILTGDDRPDFLRRQVLTARNVRGNWFTDLALGGLNHQIEHHLFPSMPSPHLRKARPIVRRYCQDLGVDYLETGLIASYRQALASLHRAGAPLRRARTSSARA, from the coding sequence ATGACCGCGCAAACCCCCCTCCGCCGCCCGCCTCCCCGCGGCGGCAGTGATTTCGCCCGCCTGTCCAAGAAGATCAACGCGGCCGGTCTGATGGACCGGTGCCCCGGCTACTACACCGTCCGGTCCATCGCCGTGGCCGTCGCCTACGCGGGTGGCTGGAGCGCGTTCGTCGTCATCGGCGCCGGCTGGTGGACCCTGGCGGTGGCCGCGTTCCTCGCCGTGATGTTCGGGCAGGTCGCTCTGCTCGCCCACGACGTCGCGCATCGCCAGGTCTTTCGCCGGCGTCGGCCCAGCGAGACGTCCGGCCGCGTCGCCGGGGCCGCGATCGGGATGGGCTACGGGTGGTGGCAGGACAAACACACCCGCCACCATGCCAACCCCAACCACGAGGACCTCGACCCCGACATCGCCCCCGACCTGCTGGTGTGGTCCCAGGACCAGGCGCGCGCCGCGACCGGACTGCCGAGGATCCTCGGCCGCCGCCAGGCGCTCCTCTTCTTCCCCCTGCTCCTGCTCGAAGGGGTCAACCTCCACGTCTCCAGCGCGCGGGCACTGGGCAACCGGGCCCTGAAGAACCGCGCCCTGGACGGCACGCTGCTCTACGGGCACACCGCCGCCTACCTGACCGCGGTGTTCCTCGTCCTCCCGCCCGGCATGGCGATCGCGTTCCTGGCCGTCAACCAGGCCCTGTTCGGCCTCTACCTCGGCTGCCTCTTCGCCCCCAACCACAAGGGCATGCCGATCCTCACCGGCGACGACCGCCCCGACTTCCTGCGCCGCCAGGTCCTCACCGCACGTAACGTACGCGGCAACTGGTTCACCGACCTCGCCCTGGGCGGCCTGAACCATCAGATCGAACACCACCTGTTCCCCAGCATGCCCAGCCCCCATCTGCGCAAGGCCCGGCCCATCGTCCGCCGCTACTGCCAGGACCTGGGGGTCGACTACCTGGAGACCGGGCTGATCGCCTCCTACCGGCAGGCGCTCGCCAGTCTCCACCGGGCGGGAGCCCCGCTGCGGCGAGCCCGTACCAGCAGCGCCCGAGCATGA
- a CDS encoding MarR family winged helix-turn-helix transcriptional regulator yields the protein MEEVMRDGVAAQRERLMEALRIYGGHYAELSRRFAAWLGLHSTDATAVLQIAAAEERGTPLSPARLSERISLSTGATTALLNRLEAAGHITRVREHSDRRIVTLRSGGHIQERADEFFGPLAGRLDTTMSHYPPRLLEQFETFMADLNATMDTHLAEQGTAAPHSPATPPDRTP from the coding sequence ATGGAGGAAGTGATGCGCGACGGCGTCGCGGCACAGCGTGAGCGGCTGATGGAAGCGCTGCGGATCTACGGCGGCCACTACGCCGAACTCAGCCGGCGCTTCGCCGCCTGGCTGGGCCTGCACTCCACCGACGCGACCGCGGTCCTGCAGATCGCCGCCGCCGAAGAGCGCGGCACCCCCCTGTCACCGGCGCGGCTGAGCGAGCGCATCTCCCTGTCCACGGGAGCCACCACCGCGCTCCTGAACCGTCTGGAGGCGGCGGGGCACATCACCCGCGTCCGCGAACACTCCGACCGGCGCATCGTCACCCTGCGCAGCGGCGGGCACATCCAGGAGCGGGCGGACGAGTTCTTCGGCCCGCTCGCCGGCCGCCTCGACACCACGATGTCGCACTACCCGCCCCGGCTCCTGGAGCAGTTCGAGACGTTCATGGCCGACCTGAACGCCACCATGGACACCCACCTCGCGGAGCAGGGAACGGCGGCACCGCACTCCCCCGCCACCCCTCCCGACCGGACTCCCTGA
- a CDS encoding MFS transporter produces MEVIGVRDPFPAPDRTTEPYRWRWLILAVMLVAEIMDLLDASIVNVAGPDLEKSLGAGPVGLRWVIGGYALTLGAGLVLGGRLGDRYGRRRMFLLGLTAFTAASLLCALAPGIGSLIVFRLVQGAAGAMLLPQGLGLLRENFSGPELTKVFAVFGPVLGLGGIIGPVLGGFLVEGDFFGLGWRSVFLVNLPIGIAALIVAAKFVPRKAGDRTVSVDSAGAALVAASCALLVLPLNQGQEDGWPLWTWLCMAASAIGFALFALHQRRTAAAGREPLVAPGLLRKPAFTVGLGGIALFFAGLVGTQLVLTLYLQIGRHFTAGDAGLGNLPLAVGTAIGGAVSGAVLADRIGRKVLQTGPLVQLAGAALLWAELDGLTPGSFTIWDIAPGVAVSGIGAGMVIAALFSFVLAAVDDDEIGSASGVLSAVQSLGGSLGVAVFGSVFFARAETGDFGGGFQRALIVQACLLAAFLAVTFLLPEQGRPESEQHGIAADTPSDMSQAAG; encoded by the coding sequence ATGGAGGTAATTGGCGTGCGTGACCCGTTCCCCGCCCCTGACCGGACCACCGAGCCCTACCGATGGCGGTGGCTGATCCTGGCGGTGATGCTCGTCGCGGAGATCATGGATCTCCTGGACGCCTCGATCGTCAACGTCGCCGGTCCGGACCTGGAGAAATCACTCGGCGCCGGTCCCGTCGGCCTGCGGTGGGTGATCGGCGGCTACGCCCTCACCCTCGGCGCCGGGCTCGTGCTCGGCGGCCGGCTCGGCGACCGCTATGGGCGGCGTCGCATGTTCCTGCTGGGCCTGACCGCCTTCACCGCCGCCTCGCTGCTGTGCGCCCTCGCGCCGGGCATCGGGTCGCTGATCGTCTTCCGGCTGGTGCAGGGCGCCGCCGGCGCGATGCTCCTGCCGCAGGGTCTCGGCCTGCTGCGCGAGAACTTCTCCGGTCCGGAACTCACCAAGGTCTTCGCGGTCTTCGGCCCCGTCCTCGGGCTCGGCGGCATCATCGGCCCGGTCCTCGGCGGCTTCCTCGTCGAGGGCGACTTCTTCGGCCTGGGCTGGCGGTCGGTGTTCCTGGTCAACCTGCCCATCGGCATCGCGGCCCTGATCGTCGCCGCGAAGTTCGTGCCGAGGAAGGCCGGTGACCGCACGGTGAGCGTCGACTCGGCCGGTGCGGCGCTGGTCGCGGCGTCCTGCGCGCTGCTCGTCCTGCCGCTGAACCAGGGGCAGGAGGACGGCTGGCCGCTGTGGACGTGGCTGTGCATGGCCGCCTCGGCCATCGGGTTCGCCCTGTTCGCCCTGCACCAGCGCCGTACCGCAGCGGCGGGCCGTGAGCCGCTGGTCGCCCCCGGCCTGCTGCGCAAACCCGCCTTCACCGTCGGGCTCGGCGGCATCGCCCTGTTCTTCGCCGGGCTCGTCGGCACTCAGCTCGTGCTGACCCTCTACCTCCAGATCGGCCGGCACTTCACCGCCGGTGACGCGGGACTCGGCAACCTGCCGCTCGCGGTGGGCACGGCCATCGGCGGCGCGGTCAGCGGCGCCGTCCTCGCCGACAGGATCGGCCGCAAGGTCCTCCAGACCGGCCCGCTCGTCCAGCTCGCCGGCGCGGCCCTGCTCTGGGCCGAACTCGACGGCCTGACCCCGGGCTCGTTCACGATCTGGGACATCGCCCCCGGCGTGGCCGTCTCCGGTATCGGCGCCGGCATGGTCATCGCCGCCCTGTTCAGCTTCGTCCTCGCCGCCGTCGATGACGACGAGATCGGCTCCGCCTCCGGAGTCCTGTCCGCCGTCCAGTCCCTCGGCGGCTCCCTCGGCGTCGCCGTGTTCGGCTCCGTGTTCTTCGCCCGGGCCGAGACCGGCGACTTCGGCGGCGGCTTCCAGCGCGCCCTCATCGTCCAGGCGTGCCTCCTGGCCGCGTTCCTCGCCGTCACCTTCCTGCTGCCCGAGCAGGGACGCCCCGAGAGCGAACAGCACGGCATCGCCGCGGACACCCCCTCCGACATGTCGCAGGCCGCCGGGTGA